CAGTAGATGTTTACTTATCTAGCCTAATTTTAAGCAGCGCGTGCTTTTTACAAAAAGTTACAAGCGCGATCGCTATCAACGCCAACGCTGAAAGCTGCATTTGGCGTTGATGTTGGGCTTCCTGGTATCAACCCCGCCAACGGCGATAAGCGATCGCGAAGAGCTGCTCCAAGCAGCAGCTCTCACTAAAAATCCCTTCAAATGCTTGATGTTACAATCATTCCATGAATTTTGAATGGGACGAAAACAAAGCGGCCAGAAATCTGTCAAAGCACAGAGTTTCGTTTGAGGAAGCCAAAACCGTTTTCGACGATCCGCTCTATGTTGACTTCTACGATCCAGACCACTCTGATGATGAGGAGCGTTACCTTATTGTTGGAAAGTCAAACCGGGGACGTTTACTAATTGTGTCGTATACACAGAGGGGAGATGTGATTCGCCTAATTAGTGCAAGAGTTGTAACGCGAACCGAACGTGAAGCCTATGAAGAGGGTTAAGTCAGAAATGGAAGACGATCTGCGGTCAGAATATGATTTAAAGAGTTTACGAGTCAGAAAATTAGGCTCTGAACGGAAGAGTTTTGGTGGGATAACTGTGCGATTAGAGCCTGATGTTGCAGAGATTTTTACTAATGCTGAGGCAGTCAATGAAGCTCTACGGTTTCTGATTGGGGTTATGCAAGAAAATCAAGCTCTTGCTCCAAAGATAAAGTCTATCCCTTCGTTGGAGCGAACAGACAAAAGCCCTTAATGTTGAAGTCAAGGTTGGTTGGCACCGACCAAGTGTGCCCTTAGCTGCTGAGTGCGATCTGCTAGAAAGCAGCAGCGCTGAAGTGCGATCGCTATCCCCGTCAATACTGAAGTGCAAATGCTATATTTGTTGTTGATGTTGGACAGGAGTATATGTTGGTTTTCCTTGCATCAACTCAACCTAGTGGATAGGCGATCGGGTTTGTATCGCTAGAATAATCCTACATCAGTCATGAACCGATCAAACCCAAATCATGCAAAGTATGGATTGATTAAAGCTAACCCTCTTATGGATAAAGTCAGATGAGTAGACCAATCAATTTTCAAACGGTTTCTTGGTTTTGGGATCTTTACAACAGAGATCTCCTCGATCTCGATCCCCCCTATCAAAGACGCAGTGTTTGGAATCAAGATTACAAAGACTTTTTTATTGATACTGTACTTAATAGTTATCCGGCACCTGCAATTTTTTTGTATCAAGAAATTACTCCTGAAGGCATCTCTAAATTTAGCATTGTTGATGGCAAACAAAGGTTATCTACTTTGTTTGAGTTTGCTGAAAATAAATTTCCTGTAAGTGAAAGTGCAACTATTACAAGACTTAGAGGGAAATACTTCAAAGATTTGGATGTAGAAGTCAAGCAAGATTTTTGGAAATATCAGTTTGCTGTTGAGTATGTCCCATCTTCGGATGAAGCAATTATCAATAACATATTTGACCGTATTAACCGCAATGTTAGTAAGTTAACGCCTCAAGAGCTGCGCCATGCCAAGTTTAATGGGTTATTTATTAACACTGTGGAAGAGTTGAGTGAATGGATGTTTTCAGCTCTACAGCAAAAATTTCCAGCTATTAATTCCCAATCCAAAAAACAGATGAAAGATGTAGAGTTAGTAGCTCTACTTTTACTTTTTTTAGAGGAGGGAGTTAAATCATATCGTCAAGAAGACTTGGATCAGGCTTTTAGTGACAGAGATTCTAACTGGGATGAAAAAGCGGAAATAGAAAATGAATTTAAACAAGTTATCGAATTAAT
This Microcoleus sp. FACHB-831 DNA region includes the following protein-coding sequences:
- a CDS encoding DUF262 domain-containing protein, whose protein sequence is MSRPINFQTVSWFWDLYNRDLLDLDPPYQRRSVWNQDYKDFFIDTVLNSYPAPAIFLYQEITPEGISKFSIVDGKQRLSTLFEFAENKFPVSESATITRLRGKYFKDLDVEVKQDFWKYQFAVEYVPSSDEAIINNIFDRINRNVSKLTPQELRHAKFNGLFINTVEELSEWMFSALQQKFPAINSQSKKQMKDVELVALLLLFLEEGVKSYRQEDLDQAFSDRDSNWDEKAEIENEFKQVIELIKQLIEKSPPDINLSKTRMKNQTDFYSIFAAISELNRENSLEVSAEASKRIEQFLKLVDSADRSKNQEAQNYYNAITTSPLYSGVEKTKTRIEILKSVIQGNIDL
- a CDS encoding BrnT family toxin — translated: MNFEWDENKAARNLSKHRVSFEEAKTVFDDPLYVDFYDPDHSDDEERYLIVGKSNRGRLLIVSYTQRGDVIRLISARVVTRTEREAYEEG